A stretch of the Oreochromis niloticus isolate F11D_XX unplaced genomic scaffold, O_niloticus_UMD_NMBU tig00002321_pilon, whole genome shotgun sequence genome encodes the following:
- the LOC109201108 gene encoding uncharacterized protein LOC109201108, translating into MPRKGQRSQSQKLRWQKQREQVNVSEIGEQVKVSVTSIPSPEVQSSAQTAAVSYADVVKRGVRSACVPNAKVQQIIQTEPQVTVQTQHDGEAPGPSHAQVTNSESRPRVSSICASRSQASPKYGKYRNQQCMANSLVFLSFLHEDEFITRADLNSVLDKGHAMHSDARKRFVNSVFLACDELPTVVSSRRHKYQVDMSQFAHYGAFDGTDHLPSLEQGLQCLASAVRYALLVMGGNVIAVCRLTSGEYAYFDPHSRKSTGMPLSLAVSGGTAVMLKFTRLNDMIDRIKCLYRMFSIAPTSTYELQPVEFHSENAADQRHANQTTEYRQTAASVPAAALNEPVHELNSQTTTEQTRKTVTETVITEVTPSRVDYSDETAATENKNRPSDYLQKETSASSVRETQVISDAVPQNDSNTASCSIKTTQELSHNLLKRNKHRRERFRRRSLAQQTLPQRKENQKKKEQQMYAFDETFKAKKKNSSRKSNDPDHRQKKRVYKNNLYKINATYREKQTEHLRKIYRERDDFKEKQKEQLRRIYRESANMITR; encoded by the coding sequence atgccaagaaaaggtcaaaggtcgcagTCCCAGAAGCTTAGATGGCAAAAGCAGCGAGAACAGGTAAATGTTTCTGAGATCGGTGAGCAGGTAAAGGTGTCTGTTACAAGTATTCCCAGTCCAGAAGTGCAGAGCAGTGCTCAGACAGCCGcagtgtcttatgcagatgtggtaaagagaggtgtTCGCTCAGCATGTGTGCCAAATGCTAAAGTACAGCAGATAATTCAGACTGAACCCCAGGTAACTGTGCAAACgcagcatgatggagaagctccaGGACCATCTCATGCACaggttacaaacagtgaaagtcgTCCACGAGTGAGTAGCATCTGTGCATCCCGAAGCCAGGCCTCTCCTAAGTATGGAAAGTACAGgaatcagcaatgcatggcgaacagtttggttttcctgtcattcttacaCGAGGATGAATTCATTACAAGAGCAGATCTTAACAgtgtgttggacaaaggccatgccatgcattcagatgccagaaagaggtttgTGAACAGTGTGTTTCTAGCCTGCGATGAGCTTCCCACAGTGGTCAGCAGCCGCAGACACAAGTATCAAGTGGACATGTCTCAGTTTGCTCATTACGGCGCATTTGATGGTACAGATCATCTTCCGAGCCTTGAACAGGgactacagtgtttggcttcagcgGTTCGCTATGCTTTGCTAGTCATGGGAGGAAACGTCATTGCagtttgcaggctgacttcaggtgaatacgcatattttgaccctcactcacgtaagtctacaggaatgccattgtcgctagctgtaagtggtggaactgcagttatgttaaaattcacacgTCTTAACGACATGATTGACAGGATCAAATGCTTGTACCGAATGTTTAGCATCGCACCAACCAgcacttatgagctacagcctgtcgagtttcacagtgaaaacgCTGCTGACCAAAGACATGCTAATCAAACCACCGAATACAGACAAACCGCTGCAAGTGTTCCAGCCGCAGCTTTAAATGAACCTGTCCATGAATTAAATTCCCAAACAACCACTGAGCAGACACGGAAAACTGTTACGGAGACTGTAATCACTGAAGTGACACCATCCAGAGTGGATTATTCAGATGAGACAgctgctactgaaaacaagaatcgtccttctgattatttacagaaagaaacctctgcATCTTCTGTGAGAGAAACTCAGGTAATATCAGATGCTGTTCCTCAGAATGATTCAAACACTGCCTCCTGTTCAATTAAGACAACACAGGAACTCTCACATAACCTACTAAAACGTAATAAACACCGAAGGGAAAGATTTAGGAGAAGATCATTGGCCCAACAAACACtaccacaaagaaaagaaaatcagaaaaagaaagaacagcAGATGTACGCTTTTGATGAAACctttaaggcaaagaaaaaaaattctagTAGAAAGTCTAATGATCCAGATCATAGACAGAAGAAGAGAgtgtacaaaaataatctgtataaaataaatgctacatatagagagaaacagacagaaCATTTGAGAAAGATCTATAGAGAAAGGGATGATTTtaaggaaaaacagaaggagCAATTGAGAAGGATCTATAGAGAAAGTGCTAAt